In Desulfosudis oleivorans Hxd3, the DNA window CCGGCGATATCGACCACCTGGCCCCGGAGATCGGGTTTGAGCCCCGCATGGCGTTAGACGGCGGCGCCGACGGGCTGGACCCTGTCCGCCATATTCTTCAGGCGGCGGGCCGGTTTTTAAAACCCGGTGGCCGCCTGCTGATCGAAATCGGATGGGACCAGAAGGAGCGGGTGGCCCAGGTCACCGAACAGGCCGGCCTGTATACGGCCGTGGGGTTTGCAAAAGACCTCGCCGGTCACCACCGGGTGGTCCACATGCAACGGGCCGGATGATAGACCGGCCCGGCTTGTCAAAAGAGGGGGAAACTTTTCGCGCCATATAAAAAAAGAGTTGTTTTTATATTGTAATTTCTGTTAAATTAGGTCGTTTAACGTAGGGATGAAACCATCACACACGTCCCCGGACATGGCCGCCGGTGCTTTTTCAATAAAGTCGCGGGCATGGAAGAAAGGGGCGGAGGAATCAAACAACCAGTAAAGGAGATGGGTATGAGTTACATCACAATGAAGGAGCTGCTGGAGTCAGGCGTCCATTTCGGTCATCAGACCCGGCGGTGGAACCCCAAGATGAAGCCCTATATTTTCGGGGCGCGAAACGGCATCTACATCATTGATCTGCAGAAGACCGTGCGCATGTTCAAGGATGCCTATGACTTTATCGGCCATGTCGCGGAAAAGGGCGGTTCCGTGCTTTTTGTCGGCACCAAGAAGCAGGCCCGTGAATCGATTTACGAAGAGGCCAACCGGGCCGAGATGTTTTATGTGCACAACCGGTGGCTGGGCGGCATGCTGACCAATTTTCAGACCATCAAGAAAAGCATCGACCAGCTGCACTACTTGAATGAGCTGGTCAACGACGGCTCCATCGAGCGTTATCCCAAAAAAGAGCAGGCCGGACTGATGCGGCAGCGGGAGAAACTGGACAGCGTGCTGGGCGGGATTCAGAGCATGACCCGGCTGCCGGCGGCCCTGTTTGTCATTGATGTCCGTAAAGAGGCTATTGCCGTGGGCGAGGCCCGGCGGCTGGGTATTCCGGTGGTGGCGGTGGTGGACACGAACTGCGACCCGGACAACATCGACTATGTGATTCCCGGCAACGACGACGCCATTCGGGCTATTCGCCTGATGTCTTCCCGCGTCGCGGATGCCTGCATCGACGGCAGAAAGCGGTTTGAAGAGAAGAAGCAGGCATTTGAAGACAAGGCCGAAGCCGAGACCGAGGAAAAGCCCCGGCCAGCACCGGCTGCAGCGGCGGCTGCCGAGGACCAAAAGCCCGTGGAACGGGAGGTGATCTCCGACGGCACCGACGGCCCCATTGTGGAACGGATTCGAAAGACGTTCACCTCGGCGGCGGACTATCAGGAGCCGGAAGAAGACGCCGATGAAGAAAACAGCGAGGCATAATAAGGCGGCATGACAATATAAAGGAGTTTGTGGTTATGGGTACAATCAGCGCGAGTCTGGTAAAAGAGCTTCGGGAAAAAACCGGAGCCGGTATGATGGATTGCAAGGAGGCCCTTACGGCCTGTGACGGCGATATCGAAAAGGCGGTGGATTTTCTGCGGCAGAAGGGCCTGGCAAAGGCGGCCAAGCGCTCCGGCCGGGAGACCTCCGAGGGAATTGTCGAGTCTTACATTCATATGGGCGGCAAGATCGGCGTGATGGTGGAGGTGAACTGCGAGTCCGATTTCGTGGCAAAGACCGATGACTTCAAGGAGTTTGCCCGCAACGTGGCCATGCAGATCGCGGCCACCAACCCGGCGGGCATCGCCCCCGAGGATGTGCCGGCCGACCTGCTTGAGCGCGAGCGGCAGGTCTATCGGGCCCAGGTGCTGGAGATGGGAAAGCCCGAGAATATGGTGGACAAGATCGTGGACGGCAAGATCAAGAAGTTCTTCAAGGAATCCTGCCTGATAGAGCAGCAGTACGTGAAGAACCCGGACATCACCATCGGGGACTACTTAAACGAAACGGTGGCAAAAATCGGCGAAAGCATCCGTATCAAGCGGTTTGCCCGCTTTGCCCTGGGAGAATAGCCTGTGACACCTCGGTATAAACGCGTACTGCTGAAACTCAGCGGCGAGGCCCTGATGGGAGACCAGACCATGGGCATCAGCCCCGACGTGCTTCAGTACGTGGCCGAGGAGATCGAGTCCATCTGCCGAATGGGGGTCCAGCTGGCCGTTGTGGTGGGGGGCGGCAACATCTTTCGGGGTGTGGCCGCCAGCTCCTACGGCATGGACCGTACCTCCGCCGATCATATGGGCATGCTGGCCACGGTGATCAACAGCATCGCCCTGCAGGACGCCATTGAAAAACGGGGCATCGCCACCCGGGTGCAGTCCGCCATCGAGGTGCATGCCGTGGCTGAACCGTATATCCTGCGCAAGGCCCTGCGTCACCTGGAAAAGGGCCGGGTGGTGATTTTTGCCGCCGGCACCGGCAATCCCTATTTCACCACCGACACCGCCGCCGTGCTGCGGGCCGAGGAGATTCACGCGGAACTGCTGCTCAAGGCCACCAAGGTCAACGGGCTGTATGATTCGGATCCGGTGAAAAACAGCGGCGCCCGGTTTATCAAACAGATTACCTACATGGATGTGATCAAGCGGCAGCTGGCGGTGATGGATGCCACGGCCATCACCCTGGCCATGGACAACCATCTGCCCCTGGTGGTGTTTTCCATGCGGGATAAGGGAAATGCCCGGCGTATCATCTGCGGCGAAGACCTGGGCACCTACATCGGCGACGAAGCTTCAGCGGACCAATCAATCTGAACAGACGGCGGCCCGGCTGCCGCCGCGGTGAGGAAAAGGCCATGTTGGAACTGGTTTACGAAGAGATCGAAGAAAAGATGGGCAAGACCCTGGAGGTGTTCAAAAACGACCTGAAAAAGGTTCGCACCGGCCGTGCCTCCCTGGCTCTTCTGGACGGCATCGTGGTGGATTACTACGGCACTCCCACCCCCTTGAATCAGCTGGCTTCCCTGTCGGTGCCCGAAAGCCGGCTCATCGTGATTCAGCCATGGGACGCGACCGCTATCAAGGATGTGGAAAAGGCGATTCTTCAGGCCAATATCGACCTGACCCCCAGCAATGACGGCAAGGTGATCCGTCTCTCCATTCCGCCGTTGACCGAGGACCGGCGAAAAGAGATCGCCAAGCGGGTCAACCAGATGGCCGAAGAGCACAAGGTGGCCATGCGCAACATTCGGCGGGACGCCAATGAGACCTTAAAGCAGATGAAAAAGGACGGCGATATCTCCGAGGACGAATCCTTTGCCGGCAAGGATAAGGTTCAGAAGGTCACCGACGGCTATATTGAACGGATCGACGAGGTTTTTAAAGCCAAAGAGAAGGAAATCCTTGAACTCTGATGCCCCGCTGCCCGACCTTGCGGTACTTGATCCCGCCAGGCTGCCCCGGCATATTGCCATCATCATGGACGGCAACGGCCGGTGGGCCAAACAGCGTTCCCTTGAGCGGCTGGAAGGCCACCGCCGGGGTGTTCAGGTCATTGAGGCCATTGTCACCGCCTGCACCGAGATCGGTGTTTCCTGCCTGACGCTGTACGCTTTTTCTACTGAAAACTGGCAGCGGCCCGCGCCCGAGGTAGAGGGCATCATGGCCCTGCTGGAGATGTTTCTGGCCGCCAAGCAGCAGGAGTTGAAAGACAACGGGGTCCGGCTGAACGTGGTGGGCGAGGTCGATATGCTGCCCGCCAGCGTGCGCGCGGCCCTGGACCGGGCCATCGAACACACGAAAAGCGGCAACACCCTGGTGCTGACCCTGGCCTTAAGCTACGGGGGCCGCTCCGAAATCACCGCCGCGACCCGGCGCATCGCCGCTGATGTGGTGGCCGGACGGATCGATGTAAAGGATGTTGACGAAGCCCTTGTTTCCAGATACCTGTATACCCATGACATGCCCGATCCGGACCTGATGATTCGCACCAGCGGTGAGATGCGCATCAGCAATTTTCTCTTGTGGCAGCTGGCCTATGCCGAGCTGTATGTCACGCCGACCCTGTGGCCCGATTTTGACAAGGCCGAGCTGATTCGGATCATCGCCGATTTTCAATCCCGGGATCGCCGGTTCGGTAAAGTATAGACCCATCGGAACAAAGACTTATGCATTTAAAACGATGGCTCACGGCAGCCGTGGCAATGCCTATTTTGATAGCGGTGGTTTTTGGCGCCCCGGCATGGTTTTTTGCCCTGTTTATATGTGTTGCCGCTGTCCTTGCGCTGTTTGAATATTATCAGATCGTCTTTTCCGGGAATACCGATTCCCCGCTTTCCATCACCCGGCTGTCAGGCTATGGGTCAGCAGCCATTATCAGCGGCGCGGCCCTGTCCGGAAGGTTTGACGTGATCTGCCTGGCCGCGTCCGGCCTGCTGATTTTTTCCGGCGCCTGTTCCCTGGTCGAGTACCGGGCCGGCAACCCGGTTTTTGAGCGGGTGCTCAGGCAGGTGCTGGGCCTTATCTATATTCCCCTGGCCCTCTCTTTTCTGGTGGTTATCCGTCAGGGCGCTCACGGTCCGCTGTGGATCATGTTTCTGGTGTTTCTGGTGTTTCTGGGAGATACCGGGGCCTTCTACGGAGGCCGGTTTTTCGGAAAGCACAAGCTGCTGCCCGCTGTCAGCCCCGGAAAAACCATTGAGGGCGCCGTGGGCGGTATGTTGGCCACCGTGGGTGTGGGGGCCACGATCAATATTTTTTTTCCGGTGCTTCCCTGGGGCCTGGCCATGGCCCGCCTTCCCTGGACAACGGCACTGATTTTTTTCGTGGTGGTCAGCATTGTCGGCCAGGCCGGGGACCTGTTTGAATCGACCATGAAAAGAGATGCCGGAATAAAGGATTCAGGCGCTCTTTTTCCCGGCCACGGCGGCATTCTGGATCGTATCGACGCGTTGATTTTTGCCATCCCGGTGGCCTACCTGTTCAAAGCATACGTGTTTTTTCTATGAAGCGTTTAACCTTACTGGGATCCACCGGCTCCATCGGGGTCAACACCCTGAAGGTGGTGTCGCGGTTTTGCGACCGTTTTTCCGTGGAGGCCCTGTGCGCCCGGGGCAGCGTGGATACCCTGGCCGAACAGGTTCAGCGGTTTTCCCCGTCCCTGGCCGTTGTGATCGACGCGCCCACGGCTCAGGCGCTTAAGGAACGGCTGCCGGCCGGGTCGCGCACCGAGGTGCTTTTTGGTGAAGCCGGCTACTGCCATGCCGTCTCCCTGCCGGGTGTGGACATGGTGGTGTCGGCCATGGTAGGGGCCGCCGGCCTGGGGCCAACGATTGCCGCCATAAAGGCGGGAAAGGCCGTGGCCCTGGCCAACAAGGAGGTGCTGGTCATGGCCGGTGAAACCGTCATGGCCCTGGCCGCCCAAAAGGGCGTTCCCCTGCTGCCCATCGACAGTGAGCACAGCGCCATCTTTCAGTGCCTTCAGGGAAACGATAAAACGTTTTTATCAAAGATTCATCTCACCGCTTCGGGCGGGCCGTTTTTAAACAAGACCCGGCAGGAGATAGAGACTGCCACGCCGGAACAGGCCCTTGCCCACCCCACCTGGACCATGGGTAAAAAAATCTCCATTGATTCGGCTACGCTGATGAACAAGGGGCTGGAGGTGATCGAGGCCCGGTTTCTGTTTGACGTGCCGGCGGATTGCATCGAGGTGGTGGTCCATCCCCAGAGCATTATCCACTCCATGGTCTCCTATATTGACGGCTCCATGATGGCCCAGCTCTCGGTGCCGGATATGAAAGGCGCCATTGCCTACGCCCTTTCATATCCGGAGCGGCTGGATTTAAACCAGCCGGCCCCGGACCTGGCGGCCCTGGAACAGCTCACCTTTTTTTCCCCGGACCTGGACCGGTTTCCCTGCCTGGGGCTGGCCTTTGAGGCCTGCCGCCGGAAAAAGACCTTTCCGGCGGTGCTCAACGCGGCCAACGAGGTGGCGGTGGATGCTTTTTTGCGCGAGGCCATCCCTTTTGGCCGGATTCCCCGCGTCATTGAGCAGGTGCTGGCCGAGCACACAGGGGTGACAGACCCGTCGTTATCTGATATTAAGGATGCGGACGCGTGGGCCAGGCAAAGGGCCGGCGCCCTTTTACCTTAAGCGTATTGTGCCGGCAGACATCGAGTGAACACCATTTTACAGCGACAGGGGACCTTTTTTGCGTCTTTGCGGTGAATCCTAATTTTTAGAGAGTCTCTATACCGATGACAACGCTTTTTGCTCTGATTATTGTTCTGGGAGTTCTGATTTTTTTTCACGAATTGGGCCATTTTCTTGTGGCCCGGCTGTTCGGCGTGGGCGTGGAAAAGTTCTCCCTGGGGTTCGGCCCCCGGCTCTTCGGCTTTAAGTCCGGCATCACCGACTACCAGGTCTCGGCCATCCCCCTGGGCGGGTATGTGAAGATGGTGGGCGAGGACCCGGACGACGAAGCGGATCTCAGCGAGGCGGAACAGGCCATCTCTTTTACCCACAAACCGGTGGGCAAACGGTTTCTTATCGTGGCGGCCGGGCCGGTGTTTAACATGCTGCTGGCCGTGCTGATCTTTTACGGCCTGTTTCAGGTCTATGGCAAGGCCTACCTGCTGCCGGTGATCGGCGAGGTGATGCCGGAAAGCCCGGCCGCGGCGGCCGGTATGCTGGCCGGGGACCGGGTGGTGGCCGTGGATGACACGGGCGTAACCACCTGGGATGAGATGGCCCTGATGATTCAGAACAGCGGGGGGCGGGCGTTGCGGCTCACCGTGCAGCGGGAAGGCGGCCTGTTGAGGGTGGATGTGCAGCCCGATCCCACTGATGGGGAAACCATTTTCGGCGAGCCCCGCACCGACTACAAGATCGGGGTGGCCGCCGCCGGCGAGGTGGTGCGCGAACGGCTCAACCCGGTTGAGGCCATGGGCAGAAGCGTGGACCAGACCTGGGAGGTGATCCGGCTGACCGCCATCGGCGTGGGCAAGATGGTTTCCGGCACGGTCTCCGCCAAGAACCTGGGCGGCCCCATTCTGATCGCCCAGATGGCCGGGGAGCAGGCCCGGCAGGGCAGCGCCAGCCTGCTGGCCTTTATTGCCTTTATCAGCATCAACCTGGCCATTTTGAACATTCTGCCCATTCCCGTTCTGGACGGGGGGCATCTGCTTTTTTTCGCCATTGAGGCGGTGCGTGGCAGACCGGTATCTGCCAGGACCCGGGAGACGGCCCAGCAGTTCGGCATGTTCTTGATTCTGATGCTGATGGTTCTGGTCATGTACAACGATATTTCCCGTTTTTTTGAATAAGGAGGAAGGATGGCCCACCGGCTTGAAATTGCCTTAAAGCCCGGTTTAACCGATGCCCAGGGACAGAAAGTCAAAAAAAGGGCCGCGGACTACCTGTCCATCTCTCTGTCCGACGTGCGGGTGGTCCATGTGATCACCCTTGACGCGGCGCTGTCCGAGCCCCAGCAGTGGGCCGTGCAGGAGATATTCACCAACCCGGTGACCCAGGTCTCTTCCTTTGGTCCCCTGGCCGTGGCCTTTGACTGGATCATTTGGGTGGGGCTGCGGCCCGGCGTCAAGGACAATGCCGGCGACACCGCAAAAGAGGCCATCTCCGACAGCCTGGGCCGCACGTTTACCGATGACGAGGGGGTCTACACTTCCAGGCGGTACTGCCTGACAGGCGACGGTCTTTCCCGGGAGCAGGTGGAGACCATTGCAAGAGAGCTGCTGGCCAACGACACCATTGAGCAGTGGCGCCTGTTTTCAAAAGAGGAGTGGGACGATACCTCCGGCATCGGCCTGATCATTCCCAGAGTGCGGCTGGCCCACAGCCCGACAGTGACCCTGATCCCGGTGGAAAGCGACGCCGCCCTGATGAAGGTGAGCGACGAGCGCAACCTGGCCTTGAACCCCAACGACGTGCCCGTGATCCGTGAATATTTTGTGCGAAAAGAGGTCCGGGAGCGGCGCCGGGCCGTGGGCCTCTCCGACCCCACCGACATCGAGGTGGAGTATATCTCCCAGGCCCGCAGCGACCACTGCAACCACAACACCTTTGGCGGCCGGTTCTATTATAAAGACCTGATCACCGGGGAAACCCTGAAGATTGACAGCCTGTTTGCCACCTGTATCCGGCAGCCCACCCTGGACCTGCAAAAAGAAAAACCGTGGGTCGTGTCCGTGCTGTGGGACAATGCCGGCATGGCCCGGTTCGACGAGGACCACTGCTACGTGATCACCGGCGAGACCCACAACTCCCCCTCCAACATGGAGGCCTACGGCGGCGCCATGACCGGTATTGTGGGCGTCTACCGGGACCCCATGGGCACGGGCAAAGGCGCCCGGCTGGTCATGGGGGGCTACGGGTTCTGCACGGGAAGGCGCGACTATGACGGGGACCTTAAGCCCAGGCTGTCTCCCCGCCGCCTGCTGGACGGGGTGATCGAGGGGGTCAAGGACGGCGGTAACAAGAGCGGCATTCCCACCACCTTTGGCCAGCTCTATTTTGACGACGGTTACATGGGCAAGTGCCTGGTCTTTGTCACGGCCATCGGTATTCTGCCCGCCTATATTAATGGTGAGCCCTCGGACAAAAAGACCACGCGGCCCGACGACCTGATCGTGATGTGCGGGGGCCGGGTGGGCAAGGACGGCATTCACGGCGTGACCGCGTCTTCCGAGGTTTACTCCGAGCACACGCCGGCGGGCCATGTGCAGATCGGCGACCCCTACACCCAGAAGAAGATGCACGATTTTCTGCTGTGCGCCAGGGACGCGGGGCTGATCCAGTTTATCACCGACAACGGCGGCGGCGGGCTCTCCTCGTCTGTGGGCGAGTCGGCCCTCTATTCAGGCGGGTGCGAGGTGTGGCTGGAAAAGGTGCCGTTGAAATACGCGGGCCTGGACCAGTGGGAGATCTGGGTCTCCGAGTCCCAGGAGCGCATGACCGTGGCCGTGGCCCCGGAAAACATCGACCGTTTTTTAGCCCTGTCCGCCGACCATGCCGTGGAGTCCACGGTAATCGGCAAATACACCGATTCGGGCATGCTCCATATTCTTTACGATGGCGCCACCTGCGCCTATATCGACCTGGATTTCATGGCCTCCGATTTCCCCCAGTGGGAGTTTGAGGCCCACTGGACCCCGCCGGAAGCCCGGGGCCTGTGTGAGCCGGTGCTGGGCGGCAGCCCGGATTTTAACACCCTGCTGTCCGACATGCTGGCCCGGCCCAATATCTGCTCCAGGGAGTGGGTGGCCCGGCAGTACGATCACGAGGTTCAGGGCGGCAGTGCGGTCAAGCCCCTGGTGGGCGCGGACCGGGACATTGCCTCGGACGCGGCCGTGACCCGGCCGGTGCTTGCTTCTGAAAAAGGCATTGCCTTTGCCCAGGCCCTGCTGCCGGCCTATTCGAAGATCGACGCCTACCACATGACCACCGCGGTCATTGACGAGGCGGTACGGCGGCTGGTGGCTGTGGGCGCTGACCCGGCCGGCATCGGCGGGGTGGACAACTTCTGCTGGCCCAACATCGCCTACAATCCGGCATCCAACCCGGACGGCCGGTTCAAGGCGGCCCAGCTGGTGCGCTCCTGCCTGGCCCTGCGCGACGCGTGCAACGCCTTTGGTATCCCCCTTCTTTCCGGTAAGGACAGCATGTACGTGGACGGCCACCTGGCCGGCCGGTACGGCGAGACCCGCAAGGTTTCGGCCCTGCCCACCATGCAGTTTTCCGCCACGGCAGTGGTTGACGACGTCACGGCCTGCACCACTCTGGAGGCCAAGGCCGAAGGGGATCTGGTCTATGTGGCGGGCATCACCCGGAACGAACTGGGGGCATCCGAGTATTATGAGCTTCTGGGATTTACCGGACTTACCATCCCCCGGGTTCGGTTTGACGAAAGCAGTGCCGTGTGCCGGGCCGTGGCAACCGCCATTGGCCGGGGTCTGTGCGCCTCGGTACACGGCGTCTACCGCGGCGGGCTGGGGGTCCACCTGGCCTTTGTGGCCATGGGCGGCAACCTGGGCATGACCGTTGACCTGTCAAAGATCGTTCAGGAGCCGGGTCTTTCCGATCATGCCCTGCTTTTTTCAGAAAGCCCGGCCCGGTTTGTTATCACCGTGGCCCCGGAAAACCGGGCCGCCTTTGAAGCTTTATGGCAGGACGCGCCCTGCGCCTGTATCGGCACGGTGACCGGTAAAAACGGGCGCCTGACCCTGTCCGGGCAAAACGGCAAACCGCTGGTGGACCGGGAGGGGGCTACGCTCAAACAAACCTGGAAACAACCATTCGGGAACCTGATATGAAACACTCCGTCAATGCCTTGATATTATCCGGGTACGGACTCAACTGCGATAATGAAACCGCCTTTGCTTTTGAACAGGCCGGTGCCCGGGCCGAGCGGGTCCACATCAACGCCCTGATCTCAGGGCAAAAGACCCTGGAGGATTT includes these proteins:
- a CDS encoding 1-deoxy-D-xylulose-5-phosphate reductoisomerase, with protein sequence MKRLTLLGSTGSIGVNTLKVVSRFCDRFSVEALCARGSVDTLAEQVQRFSPSLAVVIDAPTAQALKERLPAGSRTEVLFGEAGYCHAVSLPGVDMVVSAMVGAAGLGPTIAAIKAGKAVALANKEVLVMAGETVMALAAQKGVPLLPIDSEHSAIFQCLQGNDKTFLSKIHLTASGGPFLNKTRQEIETATPEQALAHPTWTMGKKISIDSATLMNKGLEVIEARFLFDVPADCIEVVVHPQSIIHSMVSYIDGSMMAQLSVPDMKGAIAYALSYPERLDLNQPAPDLAALEQLTFFSPDLDRFPCLGLAFEACRRKKTFPAVLNAANEVAVDAFLREAIPFGRIPRVIEQVLAEHTGVTDPSLSDIKDADAWARQRAGALLP
- the pyrH gene encoding UMP kinase; the protein is MTPRYKRVLLKLSGEALMGDQTMGISPDVLQYVAEEIESICRMGVQLAVVVGGGNIFRGVAASSYGMDRTSADHMGMLATVINSIALQDAIEKRGIATRVQSAIEVHAVAEPYILRKALRHLEKGRVVIFAAGTGNPYFTTDTAAVLRAEEIHAELLLKATKVNGLYDSDPVKNSGARFIKQITYMDVIKRQLAVMDATAITLAMDNHLPLVVFSMRDKGNARRIICGEDLGTYIGDEASADQSI
- a CDS encoding AIR synthase-related protein → MAHRLEIALKPGLTDAQGQKVKKRAADYLSISLSDVRVVHVITLDAALSEPQQWAVQEIFTNPVTQVSSFGPLAVAFDWIIWVGLRPGVKDNAGDTAKEAISDSLGRTFTDDEGVYTSRRYCLTGDGLSREQVETIARELLANDTIEQWRLFSKEEWDDTSGIGLIIPRVRLAHSPTVTLIPVESDAALMKVSDERNLALNPNDVPVIREYFVRKEVRERRRAVGLSDPTDIEVEYISQARSDHCNHNTFGGRFYYKDLITGETLKIDSLFATCIRQPTLDLQKEKPWVVSVLWDNAGMARFDEDHCYVITGETHNSPSNMEAYGGAMTGIVGVYRDPMGTGKGARLVMGGYGFCTGRRDYDGDLKPRLSPRRLLDGVIEGVKDGGNKSGIPTTFGQLYFDDGYMGKCLVFVTAIGILPAYINGEPSDKKTTRPDDLIVMCGGRVGKDGIHGVTASSEVYSEHTPAGHVQIGDPYTQKKMHDFLLCARDAGLIQFITDNGGGGLSSSVGESALYSGGCEVWLEKVPLKYAGLDQWEIWVSESQERMTVAVAPENIDRFLALSADHAVESTVIGKYTDSGMLHILYDGATCAYIDLDFMASDFPQWEFEAHWTPPEARGLCEPVLGGSPDFNTLLSDMLARPNICSREWVARQYDHEVQGGSAVKPLVGADRDIASDAAVTRPVLASEKGIAFAQALLPAYSKIDAYHMTTAVIDEAVRRLVAVGADPAGIGGVDNFCWPNIAYNPASNPDGRFKAAQLVRSCLALRDACNAFGIPLLSGKDSMYVDGHLAGRYGETRKVSALPTMQFSATAVVDDVTACTTLEAKAEGDLVYVAGITRNELGASEYYELLGFTGLTIPRVRFDESSAVCRAVATAIGRGLCASVHGVYRGGLGVHLAFVAMGGNLGMTVDLSKIVQEPGLSDHALLFSESPARFVITVAPENRAAFEALWQDAPCACIGTVTGKNGRLTLSGQNGKPLVDREGATLKQTWKQPFGNLI
- a CDS encoding isoprenyl transferase, whose protein sequence is MNSDAPLPDLAVLDPARLPRHIAIIMDGNGRWAKQRSLERLEGHRRGVQVIEAIVTACTEIGVSCLTLYAFSTENWQRPAPEVEGIMALLEMFLAAKQQELKDNGVRLNVVGEVDMLPASVRAALDRAIEHTKSGNTLVLTLALSYGGRSEITAATRRIAADVVAGRIDVKDVDEALVSRYLYTHDMPDPDLMIRTSGEMRISNFLLWQLAYAELYVTPTLWPDFDKAELIRIIADFQSRDRRFGKV
- the rseP gene encoding RIP metalloprotease RseP, translated to MTTLFALIIVLGVLIFFHELGHFLVARLFGVGVEKFSLGFGPRLFGFKSGITDYQVSAIPLGGYVKMVGEDPDDEADLSEAEQAISFTHKPVGKRFLIVAAGPVFNMLLAVLIFYGLFQVYGKAYLLPVIGEVMPESPAAAAGMLAGDRVVAVDDTGVTTWDEMALMIQNSGGRALRLTVQREGGLLRVDVQPDPTDGETIFGEPRTDYKIGVAAAGEVVRERLNPVEAMGRSVDQTWEVIRLTAIGVGKMVSGTVSAKNLGGPILIAQMAGEQARQGSASLLAFIAFISINLAILNILPIPVLDGGHLLFFAIEAVRGRPVSARTRETAQQFGMFLILMLMVLVMYNDISRFFE
- a CDS encoding phosphatidate cytidylyltransferase, producing the protein MHLKRWLTAAVAMPILIAVVFGAPAWFFALFICVAAVLALFEYYQIVFSGNTDSPLSITRLSGYGSAAIISGAALSGRFDVICLAASGLLIFSGACSLVEYRAGNPVFERVLRQVLGLIYIPLALSFLVVIRQGAHGPLWIMFLVFLVFLGDTGAFYGGRFFGKHKLLPAVSPGKTIEGAVGGMLATVGVGATINIFFPVLPWGLAMARLPWTTALIFFVVVSIVGQAGDLFESTMKRDAGIKDSGALFPGHGGILDRIDALIFAIPVAYLFKAYVFFL
- the frr gene encoding ribosome recycling factor yields the protein MLELVYEEIEEKMGKTLEVFKNDLKKVRTGRASLALLDGIVVDYYGTPTPLNQLASLSVPESRLIVIQPWDATAIKDVEKAILQANIDLTPSNDGKVIRLSIPPLTEDRRKEIAKRVNQMAEEHKVAMRNIRRDANETLKQMKKDGDISEDESFAGKDKVQKVTDGYIERIDEVFKAKEKEILEL
- the tsf gene encoding translation elongation factor Ts, whose amino-acid sequence is MGTISASLVKELREKTGAGMMDCKEALTACDGDIEKAVDFLRQKGLAKAAKRSGRETSEGIVESYIHMGGKIGVMVEVNCESDFVAKTDDFKEFARNVAMQIAATNPAGIAPEDVPADLLERERQVYRAQVLEMGKPENMVDKIVDGKIKKFFKESCLIEQQYVKNPDITIGDYLNETVAKIGESIRIKRFARFALGE
- the rpsB gene encoding 30S ribosomal protein S2 translates to MSYITMKELLESGVHFGHQTRRWNPKMKPYIFGARNGIYIIDLQKTVRMFKDAYDFIGHVAEKGGSVLFVGTKKQARESIYEEANRAEMFYVHNRWLGGMLTNFQTIKKSIDQLHYLNELVNDGSIERYPKKEQAGLMRQREKLDSVLGGIQSMTRLPAALFVIDVRKEAIAVGEARRLGIPVVAVVDTNCDPDNIDYVIPGNDDAIRAIRLMSSRVADACIDGRKRFEEKKQAFEDKAEAETEEKPRPAPAAAAAAEDQKPVEREVISDGTDGPIVERIRKTFTSAADYQEPEEDADEENSEA